The sequence GATCGGAAAGAATCCGCTGGCAGTCCTCCAAAAAAGCCTCGCCTTCGTTGGTAAGCGCAATCTTGCGCGTGGTGCGCTGGAGTAATTTGACGCCAAGGCGTTCTTCCAAGGCATCCAGACGGCGTCCAATCATGGCTGGCGCTATTCCTTCAGCGCGCGCCGCTGCGGACAAACTGCCTTTGGCAGCAATCTCTACAAAAGTCGAAATTTGCTTGAATTGGTCCATCGCGTGATTCTCTTTCTTTTTGTCGCGGACTTACACTTGCCACTGTCTTTACGAAATTGCACGCAAATGATTTTGTCTGGATCCTTACAAGTTTTGGCCACTTGTGACTAAAACGCATAGATCATATGATAAATGATTCCACCTATGATGATTTAGTTTAAATATACTCTATAACGTAAAATCGTTAGAATGCTATTCCAACTTTTGAATACTCAACATGGTGCAATAGCGAATGTAGCAGCGCACAATACGGGATTCGCGCAGCATATTAACGAGGATTTACGCAAAACCTTAAAGCGGATTCATACCTACCGGCTTTATATTCACTTTATCGTTATGCCTCGCAGAGACATTTGGCGTAAGTCTGCTTAAGAGAAGCAAAAACGTAAAAAGCGATTTGAAACACCGAATTAAATACCGAATCAAATTTCAAAAACAGGAGCGATGTATGACACAACTGACACTACCAGCAGGATTAGAAATTAACGGCGCAATTCAAGCTGGATATGAAGAAATTTTGACGCCAGACGCATTGGCGCTGGTTGCAAAACTAAGCCGCGCCTTCGAATCGCGTCGCCAGGAATTGTTGGCGGTTCGCGTTGAGCGCGCAAAGCGTCTTGACGCTGGTGAGCGCCCAGATTTTCTGGCCGATACTGCGCATATCCGTAATGGCGACTGGAAGATCGCACCGATTCCACAAGCGCTGGAATGCCGTCGCGTAGAAATTACTGGTCCAGTTGAACGCAAAATGGTCATCAATGCTTTCAACTCTGGCGCTGACAGCTACATGACCGACTTCGAAGATTCGAACTCGCCAGTCTGGGATAACCAGATCACCGGCCAGATCAATCTGCGGGATGCGATTCGTAAGACAATCTCGCTCGAACAGAACGGCAAATCATACAAACTCAACGACAAAGTAGCGACGTTGGTTGTGCGTCCGCGCGGTTGGCATCTGGATGAAAAACACGTATTGGTCGATGGCAAACGTGTCTCAGGCGGTATTTTTGATTTCGCTCTTTTCATGTTTCACAATGCCAAAGAACAATTGGCACGCGGCGCTGGCCCGTATTTCTATTTGCCAAAGCTGGAATCGCACATTGAAGCGCGTCTGTGGAATGACATTTTCGTCATGACTCAAAACGAACTTGGTTTGCCACAAGGCACGATCAAGGCCACCGTATTGATCGAGACCATTCTGGCCGCGTTCGAAATGGATGAAATCTTGTATGAACTGCGTGAACACAGTGCTGGTCTCAATGCTGGCCGTTGGGATTACATTTTCTCGTGCATCAAGAAATTCAAGCTAGACAAAGATTTCTGTCTGGCTGATCGCGCCAAAGTCACCATGACAGCACCGTTCATGCGCTCTTACGCGTTGCTATTGTTGAAAACTTGCCACAAGCGCAATGCGCCAGCAATTGGCGGCATGGCCGCATTGATCCCGATCAAGAACGATCCAGAGAAGAACGACATCGCCATGGGCGGTGTGCGCACTGACAAGGCACGCGATGCCACTGACGGCTATGACGGTGGTTGGGTTGCCCATCCAGGTCTGGTCGAGCTGTCGATGGCCGAGTTCAAAAAAGTCCTGGGCGACAAGCCAAATCAAATCAGCAAGCAACGCGATGACGTCAATGTTACTGCGGCTGAATTGCTAGACTTTAAACCAGAAGCGCCAATCACTGAAGCGGGTCTGCGGTACAACATCAACGTTGGTATCCATTACCTCGGTGCCTGGTTGTCTGGCAA is a genomic window of Glaciimonas sp. CA11.2 containing:
- the aceB gene encoding malate synthase A, translating into MTQLTLPAGLEINGAIQAGYEEILTPDALALVAKLSRAFESRRQELLAVRVERAKRLDAGERPDFLADTAHIRNGDWKIAPIPQALECRRVEITGPVERKMVINAFNSGADSYMTDFEDSNSPVWDNQITGQINLRDAIRKTISLEQNGKSYKLNDKVATLVVRPRGWHLDEKHVLVDGKRVSGGIFDFALFMFHNAKEQLARGAGPYFYLPKLESHIEARLWNDIFVMTQNELGLPQGTIKATVLIETILAAFEMDEILYELREHSAGLNAGRWDYIFSCIKKFKLDKDFCLADRAKVTMTAPFMRSYALLLLKTCHKRNAPAIGGMAALIPIKNDPEKNDIAMGGVRTDKARDATDGYDGGWVAHPGLVELSMAEFKKVLGDKPNQISKQRDDVNVTAAELLDFKPEAPITEAGLRYNINVGIHYLGAWLSGNGCVPIHNLMEDAATAEISRAQVWQWIRSTKGVLDNGKKVTAEMVVAMIPEELAKVKELVGNGPTYDRAAKIFEEMSTSSSFAEFLTLPLYEEI